Below is a genomic region from Thermus oshimai DSM 12092.
TGCACGCGGGTTAAGTACCCCACCGCAGCGAACGCTTTGGTGGGGGCGTGAACCCCTTTTCCCATCCCAGGTGGGGCGCTGTCCTGGAAGGGTTAAGCTGGCCCTACCCCTTCTCCGGCGCTGGGCGGGGGTGGCCCTTGCCCTCCTCCTGGGCTCCGGTTCGGCCCAGGTCCTCTACCTCCCCCTGGACGACCGCCCACCCAACTGGGGCCCCTGCCGCTACGGCCTGGTCCTTTGCCCGCCCAGGGCCTCCTACCGGGGTCCTCAAGGGGCGGACCTCCCTCTCCTTCGGGCTTGGCTCCTCTCCACCCCCGGGGAGGCCCTGGTGGGGAGCCTGGACGCCCTGGCCTACGGGGGGCTTCTCCAAAGCCGCCACCTTCCCCTCCCCCCGGAGGACGCCTTGGCCCGGCTGGGGCCCCTCCTCTCCTGGAAGGCGCGGTATGGGGGACGGCTTTACCTCTATGGGGTCATCCCCCGCTGGGACGCCACCCAGAGGGGCAGGAACCTGGAGGTCCTCCGGGGGGTGGCCTCCTTTGGGGGCCTCGGGGGGGTCTACCTCGAGGCCTCCTGGGACGACGCGGTGCAGCGTTCCCCGGCCCTGGCGGAGGCCCGCCGCCTCCCGTACCCCACCCGTCCCGGGGCGGACGAGGCGGGGCAGGTCCTCCTCCTCCGGGCCTTAAGGCCGGGGCTTAAGGTGGCCGTGGCCTACGAGGACCCCGCCCTGGCCGGGCGGACCACCCCGTA
It encodes:
- a CDS encoding DUF4127 family protein: MALALLLGSGSAQVLYLPLDDRPPNWGPCRYGLVLCPPRASYRGPQGADLPLLRAWLLSTPGEALVGSLDALAYGGLLQSRHLPLPPEDALARLGPLLSWKARYGGRLYLYGVIPRWDATQRGRNLEVLRGVASFGGLGGVYLEASWDDAVQRSPALAEARRLPYPTRPGADEAGQVLLLRALRPGLKVAVAYEDPALAGRTTPYEGLPLAETVARLLASAGAEAVPLSEGPDLVLYLYGGLNPRKALLDLLRLMGGHRVALADLSRVNRGDPRLAEGLLALGLFPRLAAYAAWGTPANNLGSALAQGGLFLGDEEGRKARLFEAYFAYWWGEVGRPWVRARFPEPLPEEAREAARLFQPVPWEGGVLELSALAFPWGRSFEAEGALSWRPLPGERPSP